The following nucleotide sequence is from bacterium.
TGAAAATCGATTTAAAGAGTACCGTCATTCCCAATCTTGAAAAAGCGCTGTCAGAAGGTGATCGCCGCCCCTATTTTCAAGCCGCTATGTTTTATTTTGAAAATAACATCGATATCAACCGGGCGGCCGAACTCATGTCGCTGGCTCTCAAACGAAACCCTCAGCACATAGGGATGCTCTATAGGTATGCTTTGATTTTAAAACAAAAAGGAAATTTAGCAGAAGCCATAGCGGCATCGGAAGAATCCCTTAAAGGAGCCCAAAGCGCTGACTCTGAGTTAAAAGCCGAGTATACACGATTAAATTCGATTTTGCTCGATGAACTTAAATCTATGAAAAAATAAAAAACTTATCTTCAGTTTAAATTCATAGCGTTTGTCTCGATGCTATTACTACATGTCGCATCTTTACCGTGCCGAATTGAAAAAACCGATTTTACGAAAATTCAGAAAATGCGCAAACGTCTCCGAGTCTTCTCAGCAGTTTCTTGATTTGCAAATTCCGCGAATATTCCGTACATATTATTATATTGGATCAATTCGGAGTTTGATCTATGGCATTGATGTTTAAATGCAGTCTGATTTTTCTGGTATTTTTTATTCCAGGATGTCAGGAAGATGACATCGATCCAGTGTTTGAGTCGATTACCTTATTGCATGAGGATACTGATCGTATCAGCTTTATCTCTTTCGACCCGTCTGAAACTCACCTGCTCATGATAAAAAAAGAGGACTTGTATTCCCTCGACATTCCATCCGGAATCCTAACCCGTCTTACGTATTCAGGGCATATCAAAAGCGGCCGTTATTCGCCGGACGGAAAAAAAATAGTATACCTCCTTTTAAGAGATACGCTACCTGAACCATTTTATACTCCGTACGATTTCCGAGGCGCTAATTTAATTTTCGTCATGAGTGCGGACGGCTCCAATCCTATACAGATAACTCCTGAACAGGAAACTATCTATTATGTTAACGATATTCATCCTATCTCACAGACGATTTGCTATATTTCCTACCAATCTTTTCGCAACTTTTCAACGTATAAGTCCTATCTTATCGAGATCGATGGTTCGAATAACCGATTGTTGACCAATCAGGATTCATGGTTTTTTACCGGCAACGGAGAGCACGTTATGGTCGGCAATACGGATTCGGTACTGAATCTCACTACACTTGATGGAACTTTTGTAAAGAATCTCGTAACTGATGTTAGAGTCATGGGCATTTCGGCTGACCGGAATTCTTTTGTTTATTTGAAGAACGGCATTCATAAATTTTTCTTCGAAAATGGTTCGACGGAACTGCTTTGGGATTTCGATCCGCAGTCTTATTATTTTTGGAAATCGCCTGCTGATAATTTTCTTCTTATAGTAAGCTACGATATGAAACGTATGTATTGGGGTGATATGTCGACACACACGTTTCGTCCTATTTCACCTAATCTGCAATTCTGCTTTACACATGACGATTCTAAATATGTATTCGTTGAATTTACTCCGGATAGTCTGTATACGGTCAATCTTGCAACGACCCGTATTTCTTATTAATCGGAAATGTCCATAATACTCTTTGGAAATCTTTTCTTTTGAGCTTGAGTTGTTCCTGTTCTAATGCTAAAATCTGAACACATATTCTTTTCTTTGGTCTTGATACAAAGAAAAGAACACACGACGTAGCCGCAACTGATCACCTACCTATAATTTGATTTGACATTTTCCATTCAGTATCGTACCATTTTATCTGATTTTTACAATATCATGAAATTTTCTTGAGGGAAACACGAATGCCGCTTTCTCAAACCATCAAACGTGAACTCAAAGTCGCCTTCTCCAAACATTCACAACCGGTTTGGTTCAGAATTGTAAAATACATTGTTTTAAGCGTTCTGATATACTTTTTGTGGGGAACGGATACGCTCTGGATTGTTTTATCCGTACTGTTCGTTCTGTCGCTGTGTTTACACTCCTGGTACAGATATAAAACAAAGAGTTGGACGCAAAGTTACGGAATGTGGAAATATCATTAATATAAACTTCAACCACCACGCACTTTACACAAAAAATGTGTATTCGGCGTGTGCGCCTTGGTATAATTGTTCGTTAAATTGTAAAAATTATGTACGACGAAACATTTTGGAATACTCGTTACACCGGCGATGAATACGTTTACGGAACGGAACCGAATTCATTTCTGGCAGAGCACAGTCACCTGCTCGCCGGGCCGGTTTTATCGCTTTCCGAAGGCGAGGGACGTAACGGTGTCTTCCTAGCGACGCGCGGTCTGGACGTGCTCGGCGTCGATATTTCAATGGTTGCGCTGGAAAAAGCAAAGGCGTTGGCTCAATCGCGCGGCGTGACAATCAAAACGGTGCGCGCCGACCTCGCCGCTTACACTCCCGAAGAAAATCATTTCGGTGCGGTCGTGTCCATTTTTGCGCACCTTCCGGGCGCGGTTCGGCAGAGGCTTTACCCCTTGATCGAACGCTCGCTGAAACCCGGTGGAACGATCATCATGGAATCTTACTCGGAGAAACAATTATCGCGCGATACAGGCGGCCCCAAAGACATCGACCTGCTGATGACGGTCGATAAAATCCGCCGGGAATTCCCGAATCTCGAGCATGTTCTCTTGCGCGAAGTCGAAAGAGATATTACCGAAGGCGGAGCTCATTCAGGCTTGGGTTTCGTCGTTCAATTTATTGGAAGAAAAAAAAACTGAATTCGTTTGTGCCTGCGGAAGGTTATTCAATTTAACATAAGAAAAAAAGCCCGATGGAGCGTGATTTCGATTATTTGTATAAATTGTTCGGTAACAGGAAGTTACTTTGATATTTATCGGCAAAATTAGCCATCATCGCATTGAAAGGACACTACTATGCTTTACAAAGCTACTTTTCTTATGCTCTTCTTCTCGCTCACGCTTGTAGGCCAGAATTCAGGAAGCATTGGTTTGACAACTCACTTATTATTTCCTGTTGGTAAATTTGCAGATCCAGATCAATCCGGGTTTGGAAACAGAGGCATAGGAGTGGGTGGAACTGTGACCTACGAATATTCACTAACTGCACACTCAAGCCTCGGATTAGGAATAGGATACTATAGATATGGTGAAAATCACAATTCTGGGCGCCAAAGCTATATTGCAATGGTACCCGTGATCATTGAACATTCTTACTACTTTAGACGTCAGTCAAGAATTGATCCATTTTTTCGTCTTGGTGTTGGAATCGTATCGGAAACCTATGCACAAACCAAGCCCTCAACATTCAAAGCTCACGCCGCACCATTCTTTGGCTCTTTGGCAATAGGGATGCAAAGCCCGGTGAATGAGCGTCTTGTTCTTAACTACGGACTTAGTTACGGTCTTGCCAAATCCAAGAATACCTATCTGGATTTTAAAAGTTTTGATGCTGTGAATCATATCGACTCTAACTTCTTCGGTGTCTTTCTGCAGGTAAAAATCAAAGTCTAATGGAGTCCATCGAACGTCTATGAAAAAAGCCTGAACCCTCATGATTTCGATTTATCGAACATAGAACACCTTGCTTCACGCACAATTGTTTCGGAAAATAAGCCTAAGAATTGAATCAAGCCTGATTGTTTATGAATTACACTCAAACAATTTACAGTAAAACTTTAAATCAGCTGGAACTTCGTTTTGAGCTGACGCGCTTAATTCAGGTTTTGTGTAAAAATCGTATTATGAAAATTGAACTATTATTTGGTTTTGCTTGGGGAAATGAATATAGAGATTGGGAAGCATTAGAAATCAGTCCAAATGATATTTCTACCGAGATAGAAAAAGCTGAATTAACTAAACTTGGTGCATTAGGTAAGGATGATGTTTTTATAACAATTGAGTCCTTAGAAACACAAGTTGTTTTTTGTCATGAAAGTGATATTCACATATCATTTAATATTACAAACGACTTGGTTTCTGAAATACGCAATATCTGGCAAAACAATAATATCATTAACGTTATAGGTATACTATGATTGATCAACTCATCGCAATTATTATCGATGAAGGAAAATGGCTGTTTTTCTCCATGGTCACGGCGTTCATGGTGACGCTGACGTTTCTCTATCGTTACAGAGATTCTGATATCGAAAAGCGCGTTCAAATCATGATGGCAATGAATCTCTTTTTCGGCCTTATGATCGGCGTCATGGCCTTCGGCCATCTCCTGGCCGTGACAACTAAGCATATCGTTGGAATTCTCGAAGGTTCGCGGCTTCGGTTCTACGCCATTGGTATCGCACTTGCCTTGCCGTCGTGGTCGCTCATTTACCACGCGCGGTCGCTCATCGTTGCCAATATCAATGGCAATCGAAAGACTCTCATCCTGAATACCTGGGTTGTACTCACACTCGCCGTGCTTGGACTCCATAATTTTCCGCTCGCCGTCACGGGTCTTCTTAACATCGGATATCAGTTGCATTCCAGGCAACATGTGGGTTGGGCAATTGTAACTCTTGCCATCCTCATCAACATAGCTCTCTTCGTCGGGTCGATGATATTCTTCGCAAGCGGACAGAGTTTCGAACAATTCCAGGGAATGGAATGAGTTGGTGTTTGTTTGGGAAATTTTAGTATATGTATGCCGCTTAATGGGCACAAATAATTGATTCACACGTTGCATACAAGCCTGCCCAAGGAAACCGCGCTATGAAGCACATTCTTTTGTTGTTTTTTAGTTCGCAAGCTTTGCTTTTAGGACAAGATTCCATCATCACAAAAGAGAATTGGCCGAATCATCCTGCCAGAAAACTCATTGTAGAGGTTGTTTCTGACATCGATGGCTTGATTCGCAATAACAAGCTGAAATCAGTTCGTGGAGAAAGCGCTTACAGTAAACCTTATGAACCAACCTTGAAAGAATATTTTGTCGATCAAAGTGCTCGCATCAGGAAATATATCGAAGCAACAGGATCCGATGACTCTGCATTGAATTTTGAATACTATTATGATAGTAAAGGCACACTACGATTTGTGTTTATTGAGGGTGGCGCTGTTAATGGTTCCCGTCTGGAACATCGAATATATTTCAGCGAAGCTGGAAAACGTATTTGGGAAAGTCATGAATACCTTCAGGGACCTGGATATACTTTCCCGGAGATTTGGCCGGATGCTGAACTTGTATTTAATCCAAAACTCAAATGAATAAGCCGGTATGACCTTGCGAAAAGGGCAAAAAGAAACTTCAATTTATTTCTTAAAGAATAACATATGTTAAAGAAACATTCCATTCTGCTTGGGATAGTTATTTCACTATCACTGTTGTGGATGGCTACGCGTTCTTATCCCGGCGGTTCACAAGTTGACAAAACTTCCATCGGCTATGATTGGAAGAACAACTATATCAGTAATCTCTTTGGAGAAATGGCAGTCAATGGAGCGGACAATACATCCCGATTTTGGGCTATAGGCGGAATGATTTTTCTGTCAGCAAGTTTAGCGCTATTTTTTATTGAATTTTCGAAGAAAATACCGGCAAAAGGCGCTGCCAATGTTATAAAATACTCCGGAGTCATTGCTATGGTATTGACTTTTCTGATAGCGACTCCGCTGCATGACCACATGATCACAGTCGCAAGCACCATGACCCTTATAAGTTTATTTTATATAACTGTTTTTGTATTCAAGTCAAAGCTACATCTATTCAAATTTCTATGCACGGTTTGTCTGCTTGTTTTCTACTGCAGCCTATATCTGTATTACACCGGTACATTCCTGAAGTTTTTACCAATCATGCAGAAAATTACGTTTGCCAGCATCATCGCTTTGGTTTTAGGGCTTGAATACTTTACCGGAAAAGAAGATTTTCAAAATATCAAAACTGGTAAGCAACACATCGGCGAAAAATACAACAAACCACTAACACACCTATGAAAAAAACATCCTTGATCATTCTCGCGCTCGCAGCGTCTTTCAGTTTTGGCTTCATTTTTAAAACCATCATCACACAACCAACTAACCATCAGGCAACTATGAAAAAAGTAACAGGCATTGGCGGCATTTTTTTTAAATGTAAAGATCAGAAAAAAATGACGGAATGGTATCAGCAACACCTTGGTTTAAACACCAACTCCTACGGGGCGACTTTCGAGTGGTATGAAGGCGCCGACAGCACCAAAAAAGGACAAACGCAATGGACGCCGTTTACCGAAACGACCAAGTATTTCGAACCGTCAACCAAAGATTTCATGATCAACTACAGAGTTGAAAATTTAGTTGAACTGGTCGAGCAGTTGAAAAAAGAAGGCGTGACGATCGTCGACCAGATTGAAACCTATGACTACGGCAAATTTGTCCACATCCTTGACGCCGAAG
It contains:
- a CDS encoding class I SAM-dependent methyltransferase; amino-acid sequence: MYDETFWNTRYTGDEYVYGTEPNSFLAEHSHLLAGPVLSLSEGEGRNGVFLATRGLDVLGVDISMVALEKAKALAQSRGVTIKTVRADLAAYTPEENHFGAVVSIFAHLPGAVRQRLYPLIERSLKPGGTIIMESYSEKQLSRDTGGPKDIDLLMTVDKIRREFPNLEHVLLREVERDITEGGAHSGLGFVVQFIGRKKN
- a CDS encoding VOC family protein → MKKVTGIGGIFFKCKDQKKMTEWYQQHLGLNTNSYGATFEWYEGADSTKKGQTQWTPFTETTKYFEPSTKDFMINYRVENLVELVEQLKKEGVTIVDQIETYDYGKFVHILDAEGNKIELWEPID